The Trinickia acidisoli genome includes a window with the following:
- the gspF gene encoding type II secretion system inner membrane protein GspF: MPAFRFEAIDTAGHAQKGVLDADSARSARAQLRTQGLTPLVVEPAGSAARGERSRRLALGRKLSAREQAILTRQLASLLTAGLPLDEALAVLTDQAERDYIRELVAAIRAEVLGGHSLANALTQHPRDFPDIYRALVAAGEHTGKLGLVLSRLADYIEQRNALKQKIVLAFTYPAIVTLIAFGIVTFLLSYVVPQVVNVFVSTKQQLPVLTVMMMALSGFVRHWWWAILLGVLFVVYVTRAILSQAGPRFAFDRWLLTAPLAGKLVRGYNTVRFASTLAILTAAGVPILRALQAAGETLNNRAMRGNVDDAIVRVREGTSLSRALGNTKTFPPVLVHLIRSGEATGDVTTMLDRASEGEASELERRTMFLTSLLEPLLILAMGGVVLVIVLAVMLPIIDLNNMVQ; this comes from the coding sequence ATGCCGGCCTTTCGCTTCGAAGCGATCGATACGGCGGGGCACGCGCAAAAGGGCGTGCTCGATGCGGACAGCGCGCGGTCGGCGCGCGCGCAGCTACGCACGCAAGGGCTGACGCCGCTCGTGGTCGAGCCGGCAGGCAGCGCGGCGCGTGGCGAGCGCAGCCGGCGCCTGGCGCTCGGGCGCAAGCTGTCGGCGCGCGAGCAGGCGATCCTGACGCGCCAGCTCGCGAGCCTCTTGACGGCCGGGTTGCCGCTCGACGAGGCGCTCGCGGTCCTGACCGACCAAGCCGAGCGCGACTACATTCGCGAGCTCGTCGCGGCGATTCGCGCGGAGGTGCTCGGCGGCCACTCGCTCGCCAATGCGCTCACGCAGCACCCGCGCGATTTTCCCGACATCTACCGCGCGCTCGTCGCGGCCGGCGAGCATACGGGTAAGCTCGGCCTCGTGCTCTCGCGGCTCGCCGATTACATCGAACAGCGCAATGCGCTCAAGCAGAAGATCGTATTGGCGTTTACCTACCCGGCCATCGTCACGCTGATCGCATTCGGTATCGTCACGTTCCTGCTCAGCTACGTGGTGCCGCAGGTCGTCAACGTGTTCGTGAGCACGAAGCAACAGCTACCGGTGCTGACGGTGATGATGATGGCGCTGTCGGGATTCGTGCGGCATTGGTGGTGGGCGATCCTGCTCGGCGTCCTATTCGTCGTTTATGTGACACGCGCGATTTTGTCGCAAGCGGGGCCGCGTTTCGCGTTCGACCGATGGCTGCTGACGGCACCGCTGGCGGGCAAGCTCGTGCGCGGCTACAACACCGTGCGCTTTGCGAGTACGCTCGCGATTCTCACCGCGGCGGGCGTGCCGATTCTGCGCGCGCTGCAAGCGGCGGGCGAGACGCTCAACAATCGAGCGATGCGCGGCAACGTCGACGATGCGATCGTGCGCGTGCGCGAGGGGACATCGCTGTCTCGCGCGCTCGGTAATACGAAAACGTTTCCGCCCGTGCTCGTGCACTTGATTCGCTCGGGCGAGGCGACGGGCGACGTGACGACGATGCTCGATCGCGCATCGGAAGGCGAGGCAAGCGAACTCGAACGCCGCACGATGTTTCTGACGAGTTTGCTCGAGCCGCTGTTGATTCTGGCGATGGGCGGGGTCGTGCTCGTGATCGTGCTTGCCGTCATGCTGCCGATCATCGATTTGAACAACATGGTGCAGTAG
- the gspE gene encoding type II secretion system ATPase GspE has product MSDPLGSSQEGAPGERQAPSPFAARLVPYVFARNGQILVAHQRAEGIEVWISDRTSGAALAEVARNFGALTAVRLPADELAQAINRAYERHDGSAAQVVGEVEGEVDLSRLMQDIPEVEDLLESEDDAPIIRMINALLTQAAREHASDIHIEPFENASVVRFRVDGTLRDVVRPKKALHGALISRIKIMAQLDIAEKRLPQDGRITLRVGGRAVDVRVSTLPTGHGERAVLRLLEKDAQHLNLEALGMGPDTLGRFDKLISRPHGIVLVTGPTGSGKTTTLYASLSRLETATTNIMTVEDPIEYDLPGIGQTQVNERIGMNFARALRSILRQDPDIIMIGEIRDLETAQIAVQASLTGHLVLATLHTNDAASAVTRLTDMGVEPYLLASSLLGVLAQRLVRRLCPVCKEERVEEGRAQWHPVGCDKCARSGYSGRRGVYELLLIDDAIRAMIHHNAADAEILTAGRAQGMRTLREDAERWLSSGLTSLEEVIRVTGGV; this is encoded by the coding sequence GTGAGCGACCCGCTTGGTTCTTCCCAAGAAGGCGCGCCGGGCGAACGCCAGGCGCCCTCGCCGTTCGCGGCGCGGCTCGTGCCGTACGTGTTCGCGCGCAACGGCCAAATCCTCGTCGCGCACCAGCGGGCCGAGGGCATCGAGGTATGGATCAGCGACCGCACGAGCGGTGCGGCGCTGGCGGAAGTTGCGCGCAATTTCGGTGCGCTGACGGCCGTTCGCCTACCCGCCGACGAACTCGCGCAAGCGATCAACCGCGCTTACGAACGCCACGACGGCAGTGCCGCTCAGGTTGTCGGCGAAGTCGAGGGCGAAGTCGATCTGTCACGGCTGATGCAAGACATTCCCGAAGTCGAGGACTTGCTCGAATCGGAGGACGACGCGCCGATCATCCGCATGATCAATGCCCTGCTCACGCAAGCGGCGCGCGAACATGCGTCCGATATCCACATCGAGCCGTTCGAGAACGCGTCGGTCGTGCGTTTTCGCGTCGACGGTACGCTGCGCGACGTCGTGCGGCCGAAGAAGGCGCTTCACGGCGCGCTGATCTCGCGTATCAAGATCATGGCGCAACTCGACATCGCCGAGAAACGCTTGCCTCAAGACGGCCGCATCACGCTGCGCGTGGGCGGCCGCGCCGTCGACGTGCGGGTGTCGACGCTGCCGACGGGGCACGGCGAGCGCGCGGTGCTGCGCCTGCTCGAAAAGGACGCGCAGCATCTGAATCTCGAAGCGTTGGGCATGGGGCCCGATACGCTCGGTCGCTTCGACAAATTGATTTCGCGGCCGCACGGCATCGTCCTCGTGACGGGGCCGACAGGCTCGGGCAAGACGACGACGCTCTATGCGTCGCTGTCACGGCTCGAAACGGCAACGACGAACATCATGACCGTCGAGGACCCGATCGAGTACGACCTGCCCGGCATCGGCCAAACACAGGTCAACGAGCGCATCGGGATGAATTTCGCGCGCGCATTGCGCTCGATCCTGCGGCAAGATCCCGACATCATCATGATCGGCGAAATCCGTGACTTGGAAACGGCGCAGATCGCGGTGCAAGCGTCGTTGACGGGCCACTTGGTGCTGGCGACGCTGCATACGAACGATGCGGCCTCGGCCGTCACGCGTTTGACCGACATGGGCGTCGAACCTTACTTGCTCGCGTCCTCGCTGCTCGGCGTGCTCGCGCAGCGGCTCGTGCGCCGGTTGTGCCCGGTATGCAAGGAAGAGCGCGTCGAAGAGGGCCGTGCGCAGTGGCATCCGGTCGGTTGCGACAAATGCGCGAGATCGGGCTATTCGGGACGGCGTGGGGTATACGAACTGCTCCTCATCGACGACGCGATCCGCGCGATGATCCACCACAACGCGGCCGATGCCGAAATCCTTACGGCGGGTCGCGCGCAAGGCATGCGCACGTTGCGCGAGGATGCCGAGCGCTGGCTGTCGTCGGGTTTGACGTCGCTCGAAGAGGTGATCCGCGTGACGGGCGGGGTTTAG
- the gspD gene encoding type II secretion system secretin GspD, which yields MTRNRMALRRIATALLMAGLMTAQAAYADVTLNFVNADIDQVAKAIGAATNKTIIVDPRVKGQLNLVSENPVPEAQALKTLEAALRMQGFAIVQDHGVLKVVPEADAKLQGAPTYVGNVPQAHGDQIITQVFELHNESANNLLPVLRPLISPNNTIAAYPANNTLVVTDYADNVRRIAAIIAGVDNAAGQQIVVVPLRNANALDLEPQLSKLLDPGSIGSTDATLKVSVMADPRTNSLMLRASNKARLDAAKRLVEELDAPSSEPGNIHVVHLRNADAVALAKTLRGMLGKGGGTSGNSAESSSANSFSQGNSGGSSSSTGTSGTPPLPSSSYGSSSLGSTSTSGSSSGGLGGSNSDFLGQKQGQSSDDNQPGGMIQADAATNSLVITASDPVYRNLRAVIDQLDARRAQVYIEALVVELNSATAGNLGIQWQVASGNLLAGTNLASTAGNVGGSNILTVAGGLAAGGATGAASLATNLTQGLNVGWLHNMFGVQGLGGLLQYFAGTSDANVLSTPNLITLDNQEAKIVVGQNVPYLTGQYSNLTSSTTSNAFNTYDRRDVGLTLHVKPQITAGGILKLQLYTEDSSIVSGTTSTATNPSGPIFNIRSIQSTVLADNGEIIVLGGLMQDNYQVSNSKVPLLGDIPWIGQLFRSETKQRQKTNLMVFLRPVIISDSDTAQQITQNRYDYVRGVTDDYRSDNNVMRDKDFPVVPPMPLGPSQGVAPAANLFDLRQMTHPTTPASQQPAPAQLPAVQPQAVPLQPQAVPQQPQTATPGASQ from the coding sequence ATGACAAGAAATCGTATGGCACTGCGTCGCATCGCTACCGCGCTCCTGATGGCCGGGCTCATGACCGCACAGGCCGCGTACGCCGACGTGACGCTGAACTTCGTGAACGCGGACATCGATCAAGTGGCCAAAGCGATCGGCGCCGCGACGAACAAAACGATCATCGTCGACCCGCGCGTGAAGGGCCAACTAAACCTCGTCTCGGAGAATCCCGTCCCCGAGGCGCAGGCGCTGAAGACGCTCGAAGCCGCGCTGCGCATGCAGGGGTTCGCGATCGTCCAGGATCACGGCGTGCTCAAGGTGGTGCCGGAAGCCGACGCGAAGCTGCAAGGCGCGCCGACCTACGTCGGCAACGTCCCGCAGGCGCACGGCGATCAGATCATCACGCAGGTATTCGAACTGCATAACGAATCGGCCAACAACCTGCTGCCGGTGCTGCGGCCCCTCATCTCGCCGAACAACACGATCGCGGCTTATCCCGCGAACAATACGCTCGTCGTGACCGACTACGCCGACAACGTGCGGCGCATCGCGGCCATCATCGCGGGCGTCGACAACGCGGCCGGGCAGCAGATCGTCGTCGTGCCGCTCAGGAACGCGAACGCGCTCGATCTCGAGCCGCAGCTATCCAAACTGCTCGATCCGGGCTCGATCGGCAGCACCGACGCCACGCTGAAAGTCTCGGTCATGGCCGATCCGCGCACGAATTCGCTGATGCTGCGCGCATCGAACAAGGCGCGTCTCGATGCGGCGAAACGGCTCGTCGAAGAACTCGACGCGCCGAGCTCCGAGCCCGGCAACATCCACGTCGTTCACTTGCGCAATGCGGATGCGGTGGCGCTCGCGAAAACGCTGCGCGGGATGCTCGGCAAGGGCGGCGGCACCTCGGGCAATAGTGCGGAGTCGAGCAGCGCGAACTCGTTCAGCCAAGGCAATTCGGGGGGCAGCTCCTCTTCCACGGGTACGTCCGGCACCCCGCCTTTGCCTTCTTCGTCATACGGCAGCAGCTCGCTTGGCAGTACCTCGACGTCGGGCTCGAGCAGCGGCGGGCTTGGCGGCAGCAATAGCGACTTCCTCGGCCAGAAGCAAGGCCAGAGCAGTGACGACAATCAACCGGGCGGCATGATCCAGGCCGATGCGGCGACCAACTCGCTCGTCATTACCGCATCCGATCCGGTTTACCGCAATCTGCGCGCCGTGATCGACCAGCTCGACGCGCGTCGTGCGCAGGTCTATATCGAAGCGCTGGTCGTCGAGCTGAACTCGGCGACGGCCGGCAATCTCGGCATCCAGTGGCAGGTCGCGAGCGGCAACCTTCTGGCCGGCACCAACCTCGCGAGCACGGCCGGCAACGTGGGCGGCTCCAACATCCTCACGGTGGCGGGCGGACTGGCCGCGGGCGGAGCGACCGGGGCGGCCTCGCTGGCAACCAACCTTACCCAGGGGCTGAACGTCGGCTGGCTGCACAACATGTTCGGCGTGCAGGGCCTCGGCGGGCTGCTCCAGTACTTCGCCGGCACGAGCGACGCGAACGTGCTGTCCACACCGAACCTGATCACGCTCGACAACCAGGAAGCGAAGATCGTCGTCGGCCAAAACGTGCCGTACCTGACGGGCCAGTACTCGAACCTGACCAGTTCCACGACGAGCAACGCGTTCAACACGTATGACCGCCGCGATGTGGGCCTGACGCTTCACGTCAAGCCGCAGATCACCGCCGGTGGGATCCTCAAGCTCCAGCTCTATACCGAAGATTCGTCGATCGTCAGCGGCACGACGAGCACGGCGACGAATCCGTCGGGCCCGATATTCAACATCCGCTCGATCCAGTCGACGGTTCTCGCGGACAACGGCGAGATCATCGTGCTCGGCGGCTTGATGCAGGACAACTATCAGGTGTCGAACAGCAAAGTGCCGCTGCTCGGCGACATTCCGTGGATCGGCCAGCTATTCCGCTCGGAAACCAAGCAGCGCCAGAAAACCAATTTGATGGTGTTCTTGCGCCCGGTGATCATCAGCGACAGCGACACCGCGCAACAGATCACCCAGAACCGCTATGACTACGTACGCGGCGTGACGGACGACTATCGCTCGGACAATAACGTCATGCGCGACAAGGACTTCCCGGTCGTTCCGCCGATGCCGCTCGGCCCGAGCCAGGGCGTTGCGCCGGCAGCGAATTTGTTCGACCTCAGGCAGATGACTCACCCGACGACGCCCGCGTCTCAGCAGCCGGCGCCCGCGCAGCTCCCGGCCGTGCAGCCGCAGGCCGTGCCGCTGCAGCCACAGGCCGTGCCGCAACAGCCGCAGACGGCCACGCCGGGAGCGTCGCAGTGA
- a CDS encoding lytic transglycosylase domain-containing protein, with amino-acid sequence MKRTVLILAVSLASLAAANARADCFDEAARYQKVNPLILRAIAWQESHNHPDAMHKNANGSTDYGLMQINSIHLRTLAHYGISSETLMEPCKAVYIAAWHLRQQMNKYGNTWAAVGAYHSETPSLRDHYAHQIIGILSQWKLLQAQR; translated from the coding sequence ATGAAACGGACAGTTCTGATCTTGGCGGTCTCGCTCGCGTCGCTCGCGGCGGCGAACGCACGCGCGGACTGCTTCGACGAGGCGGCGCGCTATCAGAAGGTCAATCCGCTGATTCTGCGCGCGATCGCTTGGCAAGAGTCGCACAATCATCCCGACGCTATGCACAAGAATGCGAACGGGTCGACCGACTATGGGCTCATGCAGATCAACTCGATCCATCTGCGGACGCTAGCCCATTACGGTATTTCATCGGAAACGCTGATGGAGCCGTGCAAGGCCGTATACATCGCGGCTTGGCATCTGCGGCAACAGATGAACAAGTACGGCAACACCTGGGCGGCCGTCGGCGCCTATCATTCGGAAACGCCATCGCTGCGCGATCATTACGCGCATCAGATCATCGGCATCCTCTCGCAATGGAAGCTGCTGCAAGCGCAGCGCTGA
- a CDS encoding GTP-binding protein, which translates to MNHPPLPVTVLSGFLGAGKTTLLNHILANRAGLRVAVIVNDLAAVNIDASLVRDAASLSHVEERLVELSNGCICCTLRDDLFAEIHRLAGEDRFDAILIESTGIAEPMPIAETFAFTDDEGRTLADVARLDTMVTVVDAFNFLRDYASAEALAERGLAASEDDDRTIVELLIEQIEFCDVLVVNKADLIDADALERLKRILARFNPRAVQIVSRFGAVPLREVIDTKRFDFEAAASAPGWLASLEPEHGHEHHDHGHAGHSHVSEADQYGIGHFVYRARRPFHPERLWALLHEEWQGVLRSKGFFWLATRNDAAGSLSQAGGVCRHGPAGMWWAAQPRDEWPEDDELAAEIAADWHGSANDATIGDRRQELVLIGVALDAERWRAKLDACLLTDDEYALGPQGWERWPDPFPAWDIDADDHEGDDEGQVVH; encoded by the coding sequence ATGAACCATCCGCCTCTGCCCGTTACCGTGCTCTCGGGTTTTCTCGGCGCGGGCAAGACCACGCTGCTCAACCACATTCTCGCGAACCGCGCCGGCCTGCGCGTGGCCGTCATCGTCAACGACCTTGCGGCGGTCAATATCGACGCATCGCTCGTCAGGGACGCCGCTTCGCTCTCGCACGTCGAAGAACGGCTCGTCGAACTCTCGAACGGCTGCATCTGCTGTACCTTGCGCGACGACCTGTTCGCCGAAATTCACCGGCTCGCGGGCGAAGATCGCTTCGATGCGATCCTGATCGAATCGACCGGCATCGCCGAACCGATGCCGATCGCGGAAACCTTCGCATTCACCGACGACGAGGGCCGTACGCTGGCCGACGTCGCGCGGCTCGATACGATGGTGACCGTCGTCGACGCGTTCAATTTTCTGCGCGATTATGCGTCGGCCGAAGCGCTCGCCGAGCGCGGCCTCGCGGCCAGTGAAGACGACGATCGGACGATCGTCGAACTCTTGATCGAGCAAATCGAGTTTTGCGACGTGCTCGTCGTCAACAAAGCCGATCTCATCGATGCGGACGCGCTCGAGCGGCTCAAGCGGATACTCGCGCGGTTCAATCCGCGCGCGGTGCAGATCGTCAGCCGCTTCGGCGCGGTGCCGCTTCGCGAAGTCATCGATACGAAGCGCTTCGATTTCGAGGCTGCGGCAAGCGCACCGGGCTGGCTCGCGTCGCTCGAGCCTGAACATGGCCACGAGCATCACGATCATGGGCATGCCGGGCATTCGCACGTCAGCGAAGCCGATCAATACGGCATCGGCCATTTCGTCTACCGCGCGCGCCGGCCGTTTCATCCCGAGCGGCTGTGGGCGCTACTGCACGAGGAATGGCAGGGCGTGCTGCGCAGCAAGGGCTTTTTCTGGCTGGCCACGCGCAACGACGCGGCGGGCTCGCTATCGCAAGCGGGCGGAGTGTGCCGTCATGGCCCGGCCGGGATGTGGTGGGCCGCGCAGCCGCGCGACGAATGGCCCGAGGACGACGAACTCGCGGCGGAAATCGCGGCCGACTGGCACGGCAGCGCCAATGACGCGACGATCGGCGACCGCCGCCAGGAACTCGTGTTGATTGGCGTTGCGCTCGACGCCGAACGTTGGCGCGCCAAGCTCGACGCATGCCTCTTGACCGACGACGAATATGCGCTTGGTCCGCAAGGCTGGGAGCGATGGCCTGATCCTTTCCCGGCATGGGATATCGACGCCGATGATCACGAAGGCGACGACGAAGGACAAGTCGTCCATTGA
- a CDS encoding HU family DNA-binding protein, with protein sequence MNKQELIDAVAGQTGASKAQTGETLDTLLEVIKKAVSKGDAVQLIGFGSFGSGKRAARTGRNPKTGETIKIPAAKTVKFTAGKAFKDAVNKR encoded by the coding sequence ATGAACAAACAGGAACTGATCGACGCCGTCGCAGGACAGACTGGCGCTAGCAAAGCTCAAACCGGCGAAACGCTCGACACGCTGCTCGAAGTGATCAAGAAGGCAGTGTCCAAGGGTGACGCGGTGCAGCTCATCGGCTTTGGCAGCTTCGGCTCGGGCAAGCGCGCGGCGCGCACGGGCCGCAACCCCAAGACGGGCGAGACCATCAAGATTCCCGCAGCCAAGACCGTCAAGTTCACGGCAGGCAAGGCGTTCAAGGATGCCGTCAATAAGCGTTGA
- the mnmC gene encoding bifunctional tRNA (5-methylaminomethyl-2-thiouridine)(34)-methyltransferase MnmD/FAD-dependent 5-carboxymethylaminomethyl-2-thiouridine(34) oxidoreductase MnmC, with protein MSSKLIPATLAFRDDGTPFSPAYDDVYHSAAGAFAQAGHVFLGGNGLPERWRARRIFTVLETGFGIGGNFLATWAAWRADPNRCERLAFVSIEKHPFGAGDLRTLHTGMVADTTAALAEQLTDAWPMLTPGLHRLEFEGGRVTLTIAFGDALDLLPKLWLRADAFYLDGFSPAKNPDLWSPSVFKSLARLAGDGATLATYTCAGHVRRGLGEAGFDCAKAEGFAGKRAMLVGRFAPRWRVRRHEPPLPFATRERHAIVVGAGLAGCALADRLAARGWRVTIIERHARAGCEASGNPAAVFHPLLSRDDSVASKIARAGFLYALARWRALEQAGHAFARSSHGLLQIADDENEARTLTEAIESLGYPRELAQPVSRAQAQAAAGVPVARGGWFYPSGGSLDPAALCAAQRALAGDAIAWRGTEAKRIEREGDAWVVFDANNVPIARSSVVIFSNARDAARLSGTKHAPTRIVRGQLTRLPASAALALRLPLIGDGYAVPLADGLLTGATYDVDDAGDDLRAQSHVENLVRLARLLPGFDPAKADGGLDPATLPGRVAFRCVTSDRLPMIGALADEAACAHQAAALRGAWPLDLPRSPGLYSSFAFGSRGLVWASLGAELIASQLEGEPWPLERDLAEALDPSRFLLRTLRQGALDPD; from the coding sequence ATGAGCTCCAAGTTAATTCCCGCCACCTTGGCTTTTCGCGACGACGGCACACCGTTTTCCCCCGCCTACGACGACGTTTATCACAGCGCCGCAGGCGCTTTCGCCCAAGCCGGGCACGTCTTTCTGGGTGGAAACGGCCTGCCGGAACGCTGGCGTGCCCGCCGCATCTTTACCGTCCTCGAGACGGGCTTCGGCATCGGCGGTAACTTCCTCGCGACCTGGGCAGCCTGGCGCGCGGACCCGAACCGCTGCGAACGGCTCGCGTTCGTCTCGATCGAAAAGCACCCGTTCGGCGCCGGCGACTTACGCACGCTACATACAGGCATGGTTGCGGACACAACGGCCGCCCTCGCCGAGCAGTTGACCGACGCATGGCCGATGTTGACGCCGGGGTTGCATCGACTCGAATTCGAAGGCGGCCGGGTGACGCTGACCATCGCTTTCGGCGATGCGCTCGATCTGTTGCCCAAGCTTTGGCTGCGCGCCGACGCGTTTTATCTCGACGGCTTTTCGCCGGCCAAGAACCCCGATTTGTGGTCGCCTTCCGTCTTCAAATCGCTGGCTCGGCTGGCCGGCGACGGCGCCACGCTCGCCACGTATACCTGCGCCGGACACGTGCGGCGCGGGCTCGGCGAAGCCGGATTCGACTGCGCGAAGGCGGAAGGTTTCGCAGGCAAGCGCGCCATGCTCGTCGGGCGGTTCGCGCCGCGCTGGCGCGTGCGTCGCCATGAACCCCCGCTGCCGTTCGCAACGCGCGAACGCCACGCGATCGTCGTCGGCGCCGGGCTGGCCGGCTGCGCCTTGGCCGACAGGCTGGCTGCGCGCGGCTGGCGAGTCACCATCATCGAACGCCACGCCCGCGCGGGATGCGAAGCCTCGGGCAATCCGGCGGCGGTGTTTCATCCACTGCTTTCGCGCGACGACAGCGTGGCTTCGAAAATCGCGCGCGCGGGTTTTCTCTATGCGCTCGCGCGATGGCGAGCGCTCGAGCAGGCCGGTCACGCATTCGCGCGTAGCAGCCATGGCTTGCTGCAGATTGCCGACGACGAAAACGAAGCGCGGACGCTCACCGAGGCGATCGAATCGCTCGGCTACCCGCGCGAGCTCGCACAACCAGTGTCGCGCGCGCAAGCACAAGCGGCGGCCGGCGTGCCCGTTGCACGCGGCGGATGGTTCTATCCATCGGGAGGCTCGCTCGACCCGGCTGCGTTATGTGCGGCGCAACGCGCGCTCGCCGGTGACGCGATCGCTTGGCGCGGCACCGAAGCCAAGCGCATCGAACGAGAAGGCGACGCTTGGGTTGTCTTCGACGCGAATAATGTGCCTATCGCGCGCTCATCTGTCGTCATCTTCTCAAATGCGCGCGACGCAGCACGACTATCGGGCACAAAACATGCGCCGACGCGCATCGTGCGCGGCCAATTGACGCGCTTGCCGGCGAGCGCCGCACTTGCCTTGCGACTACCGCTCATCGGCGACGGTTACGCCGTCCCGCTCGCGGATGGGTTGTTGACCGGCGCGACTTACGACGTCGACGACGCGGGCGACGATCTGCGTGCGCAAAGCCACGTCGAGAATCTCGTCCGGCTCGCGCGCTTGCTTCCCGGTTTCGATCCTGCCAAAGCCGACGGCGGCCTCGACCCCGCCACGCTGCCGGGCCGCGTAGCCTTTCGCTGCGTCACGAGCGATCGCTTGCCGATGATCGGCGCGCTGGCCGACGAAGCCGCATGCGCGCATCAAGCAGCAGCGCTGCGCGGCGCCTGGCCGCTCGATCTGCCGCGCTCACCCGGTCTTTACAGCAGCTTCGCGTTCGGCTCGCGCGGACTCGTCTGGGCGTCGCTCGGCGCCGAACTCATCGCCTCCCAGCTCGAAGGTGAGCCTTGGCCGCTCGAGCGCGATCTGGCCGAGGCGCTCGACCCGAGTCGCTTCTTGCTGCGCACGTTACGTCAGGGCGCGCTCGATCCAGATTAG
- a CDS encoding cation:proton antiporter: protein MKSAFSFLPHWPLVPDAVFWAGLALLVAGLLGELCYRAWRLPRVSGYAVIGLIAGSAGLGAIDAGSGGTLRLLLDVALGLLLFELGGRLDLRWIRRNPWLVASSLAEATLTFVLVLVALLFAHISAAVATVIAAIAMSTSPAMVIQLKTELRAEGQVTQRLLTLTALNSMYAVVIEKIASGWLHQEVYGNVFATIVQPLYLLVGSLVLAYLLAKACTLFYRSMQIQDEHSFVALFGLVLLAIAIAHLFNLSTILSLLAAGIIVKNVEAKPQLWPEHFGTAGWLLTVILFVLTLTAFEWRDIALGGVAALLLIVARFVAKLVGVLAFAKPSGIGWKQGVALGLSLSPMSALAYLLVDDTYTLYPNFDPTLRAVVMCSIVVLQLVGPWLVYRSLALVGERRA, encoded by the coding sequence ATGAAATCGGCGTTTTCCTTTCTTCCGCACTGGCCTCTCGTGCCGGACGCGGTCTTCTGGGCCGGGCTCGCGCTGCTCGTCGCTGGCCTCTTGGGCGAGCTTTGCTATCGTGCCTGGCGCCTGCCGCGGGTCTCGGGCTATGCCGTGATCGGGCTGATTGCGGGATCGGCCGGCCTCGGGGCGATCGACGCGGGCTCAGGCGGTACGCTGCGGCTGCTCCTCGACGTCGCGCTGGGCCTCTTGCTGTTCGAGCTCGGCGGCCGGCTCGACCTGCGCTGGATTCGCCGCAATCCCTGGCTCGTGGCATCGAGCCTGGCCGAAGCGACGCTGACGTTCGTACTCGTGCTGGTCGCGTTGCTGTTCGCGCACATTAGCGCGGCGGTAGCGACCGTCATCGCCGCGATCGCGATGTCGACCTCGCCGGCGATGGTCATCCAGCTCAAGACGGAGTTACGCGCGGAAGGGCAAGTCACGCAGCGCCTGCTCACGCTCACGGCGCTCAACAGCATGTACGCGGTCGTCATCGAGAAGATCGCCTCCGGCTGGCTGCACCAGGAGGTCTACGGCAACGTCTTCGCGACGATCGTGCAGCCGCTGTACCTACTCGTCGGCTCGCTCGTGCTCGCCTACTTGCTCGCCAAAGCCTGCACGCTGTTCTATCGCTCGATGCAGATCCAGGACGAGCATTCGTTCGTCGCGCTGTTCGGCCTCGTGCTGCTCGCGATCGCGATCGCCCACCTGTTCAATCTGTCGACGATCCTGAGCCTGTTGGCGGCCGGCATCATCGTGAAGAACGTCGAGGCGAAGCCTCAGCTATGGCCCGAGCACTTCGGCACGGCCGGCTGGCTGCTCACGGTCATCTTGTTCGTGCTGACGCTGACGGCGTTCGAATGGCGCGATATCGCACTTGGCGGCGTTGCGGCGCTCTTGCTGATCGTGGCGCGCTTCGTCGCCAAGCTCGTCGGTGTGCTCGCGTTCGCGAAGCCGAGCGGTATCGGATGGAAGCAAGGGGTGGCGCTCGGCTTATCGCTTTCGCCGATGTCGGCGCTCGCTTATTTGCTCGTCGACGACACCTATACGCTGTATCCGAATTTCGATCCGACGCTGCGCGCCGTCGTGATGTGCTCGATCGTCGTGTTGCAGCTCGTCGGCCCCTGGTTGGTCTACCGCTCGCTCGCGCTCGTCGGCGAACGGCGCGCTTGA